From the genome of Rhizobium binae, one region includes:
- the mazG gene encoding nucleoside triphosphate pyrophosphohydrolase, with product MEPSKDISRLIEIMAALRHPDTGCPWDIEQNFQTIKPYTIEEAYEVSDAIERGDMDDLCDELGDLLLQVVFHARMAEEAGEFSFGDVVNAITTKMIRRHPHVFARSEADTPDAVKIQWDEIKQAEKRERAERRSRRGITEDFKGGFLGSVQRSFPALTEALKLQERAAKVGFDWSAPEPILDKIEEEIGELRMALRDGDRAKVSDELGDLIFAVVNIGRHVNADPEQALRGTNTKFRRRFNHIEHVLEAEGETLEGATLERMEEIWQAAKAIERAVAAGGE from the coding sequence ATGGAACCTTCAAAAGACATTTCGCGGCTGATCGAGATCATGGCGGCATTGCGCCATCCCGACACCGGTTGCCCCTGGGACATCGAGCAGAATTTTCAGACGATCAAGCCCTATACGATCGAGGAGGCCTATGAGGTCTCCGACGCGATCGAGCGCGGCGATATGGACGACCTCTGTGACGAGCTGGGCGACCTGCTGCTGCAGGTGGTCTTCCATGCCCGCATGGCCGAGGAGGCCGGCGAATTCTCTTTCGGCGACGTCGTCAACGCCATCACCACCAAGATGATCCGCCGCCACCCGCATGTCTTTGCCCGTTCGGAAGCGGATACACCCGACGCGGTGAAGATCCAGTGGGACGAGATCAAGCAGGCGGAAAAACGCGAACGCGCCGAGCGCCGGTCAAGGCGCGGGATTACCGAGGATTTCAAGGGCGGCTTCCTCGGCTCGGTGCAGCGCAGCTTCCCGGCCTTGACGGAAGCGCTGAAGCTGCAGGAACGCGCCGCCAAGGTCGGCTTCGACTGGTCGGCGCCCGAGCCAATCCTCGACAAGATCGAGGAGGAGATCGGCGAATTGCGGATGGCGCTCAGAGACGGCGACCGGGCGAAGGTCAGCGATGAACTCGGCGACCTGATCTTCGCCGTCGTCAATATCGGCCGGCATGTGAATGCAGATCCGGAACAGGCGCTGCGCGGAACGAATACGAAATTCAGACGCCGATTCAATCATATAGAGCACGTTCTTGAAGCGGAAGGCGAGACGCTGGAAGGCGCGACGCTGGAGCGAATGGAGGAAATCTGGCAGGCGGCGAAGGCGATCGAGCGTGCTGTGGCGGCTGGGGGTGAGTGA
- a CDS encoding deaminase, with the protein MPDKTIAARLLKVIEDDILPLTEHGVSLGNKVFGAAILRKSDLSLVVAETNNELENPLWHGEVHALKRFYELGDRPATKDLIFLSTHEPCTMCMSAITWAGFDNFYYFFSHEDSRDAFAIPHDLKILKEVFGLEPGGYRRQNAFWNSFAIADLVETEEARLRAALKAQTVRIKARYDTLSTSYQSSKSANDIPLN; encoded by the coding sequence ATGCCCGACAAGACGATCGCAGCCCGCCTGCTTAAGGTGATCGAGGACGATATCCTGCCACTCACCGAACACGGCGTTTCGCTTGGCAACAAGGTGTTCGGCGCGGCGATCCTGCGCAAGTCCGATCTGTCGCTCGTCGTCGCCGAAACCAACAACGAGCTTGAAAATCCGCTCTGGCACGGCGAGGTACATGCGCTGAAGCGCTTCTACGAGCTTGGCGACAGGCCGGCGACCAAGGATCTGATCTTCCTGTCGACGCACGAGCCCTGCACCATGTGCATGTCGGCGATCACCTGGGCGGGCTTCGACAATTTCTATTATTTCTTCAGCCATGAGGATTCCCGCGATGCCTTCGCCATTCCGCATGACCTGAAGATCCTGAAGGAAGTCTTCGGGCTTGAACCCGGCGGTTATCGCAGGCAGAACGCTTTCTGGAACAGCTTTGCCATCGCCGATCTGGTCGAGACCGAAGAGGCCCGGCTGAGAGCGGCGCTGAAGGCGCAGACCGTTCGCATCAAGGCGCGCTACGACACGCTTTCCACCAGCTACCAATCGTCAAAGAGCGCCAACGATATCCCCCTCAATTGA
- the cysG gene encoding siroheme synthase CysG: MSPKTEQLSVFPAFFRVEGQKTAVFGNGDEAFAKVRLLLNTRARIVAYAEKPQADYHAFLIANRIDTVRAGFSAEQVEGAALVFAATGDEADDRKIVDAARAASIPANAVDQPDYCDFFTPALVNRAPVAVAIGTEGAGPVLAQMIRAQIDQLLSPSLGRLAGLATSYRKAVEQLVPRGVSRRVFWRRFFSGAVADAVANGNLPQARQAAERLLGAMDKVAGHVWLVGAGPGAEDLLTLRAQRVMMEADVIVYDALVPQAIVDMGRRDAERLSVGKRKGCHSKSQEEINELLVELGRQGKRVVRLKSGDPLVYGRAGEEMAALRAAGITYEVVPGITSAFAAAADFELPLTLRGVASSLVFTTGHDLTGDVLPDWASLAVSGATIAVYMGRTVAASVAERLMQAGIPAETTVAVIENASRADRRLLHGTLADLPDLQHRDELTGPVMVIIGDAVAGANFELSEPLVRANARIEELARS; encoded by the coding sequence ATGTCTCCCAAGACTGAGCAGCTTTCGGTATTTCCAGCCTTCTTTCGCGTGGAGGGCCAGAAAACGGCTGTCTTCGGCAATGGCGACGAAGCTTTCGCCAAGGTGCGGCTGCTGCTCAACACGCGGGCGCGGATTGTCGCCTACGCCGAGAAGCCGCAAGCCGATTATCATGCCTTCCTGATTGCCAATCGCATCGACACCGTGCGCGCCGGATTTTCCGCCGAGCAGGTCGAGGGAGCGGCCCTCGTCTTTGCCGCCACCGGCGATGAAGCCGACGATCGGAAGATCGTCGATGCCGCCCGCGCTGCAAGCATTCCGGCCAACGCCGTCGATCAGCCCGACTACTGCGATTTCTTCACCCCGGCGCTGGTCAATCGCGCCCCGGTCGCCGTGGCGATCGGCACCGAAGGGGCGGGGCCGGTTCTGGCGCAAATGATCCGCGCGCAGATCGACCAGCTTCTCTCTCCCTCGCTCGGGCGCCTGGCCGGATTGGCGACGAGCTACCGCAAGGCCGTCGAACAGCTCGTGCCCCGCGGCGTTTCCCGCCGCGTCTTCTGGCGCCGCTTCTTTTCCGGCGCCGTTGCCGATGCTGTCGCCAACGGCAACCTGCCGCAAGCCCGCCAAGCCGCTGAGCGGCTGCTGGGCGCGATGGACAAGGTGGCTGGTCACGTTTGGCTTGTCGGCGCCGGCCCGGGGGCTGAGGATCTGCTGACGCTGCGTGCCCAGCGCGTGATGATGGAGGCCGACGTCATCGTTTATGACGCCCTCGTGCCGCAGGCGATCGTCGATATGGGCCGCCGTGACGCCGAGCGCCTTTCCGTCGGCAAGCGCAAGGGTTGCCATTCGAAGTCGCAGGAAGAGATCAATGAGCTCCTGGTCGAGCTCGGTCGTCAGGGCAAACGCGTCGTCCGCCTCAAGTCAGGCGATCCGCTGGTCTATGGCCGGGCAGGGGAAGAAATGGCCGCATTGCGTGCTGCCGGCATCACCTATGAGGTCGTGCCCGGCATCACCTCGGCTTTCGCGGCCGCCGCCGATTTCGAACTGCCGCTGACCCTGCGCGGCGTCGCTTCCTCGCTGGTCTTCACGACCGGCCATGATCTCACCGGCGACGTGCTGCCGGATTGGGCAAGCCTTGCCGTCTCCGGCGCGACGATCGCCGTCTATATGGGCCGCACCGTTGCCGCCTCGGTCGCCGAGCGGCTGATGCAGGCCGGCATTCCAGCCGAAACGACGGTCGCCGTCATCGAAAATGCCAGCCGCGCTGACCGCCGTCTGCTGCATGGCACGCTTGCCGATCTGCCCGATCTGCAGCACCGCGATGAGTTGACCGGGCCGGTCATGGTCATTATCGGCGATGCCGTCGCCGGCGCCAATTTCGAACTGTCCGAGCCGCTGGTGCGTGCGAACGCCCGGATCGAGGAACTTGCAAGGAGCTGA
- a CDS encoding sensor histidine kinase NtrY-like, translating into MTQDGVAPAAAGEAVTTVTDRRALFAVPGLVLAGGALLCATITLFILLGLTPIAPTSHVVITSVIVNSFFVLTLLALIGREVARLLKARTRGRAAARLHIRIVVLFSIVAITPAILVAIFASITLNAGLDRWFALRTQSIVSSSRNIGQAYMMENASYLQGQTVSMANDLERNRALYSLDRTGFAELMTRQARGRGLLGAFLVERDGSVIVQADITTEKPLPAIPQDALEKAAAGQPTLIPPGVTNLVGAIIKLDAIQGTFLYTVRAVDPKVMGAMRMMEENATEYRSMEANRFSLQIAFAVLYIGFALIVLLAAIWTAIAVADRIVRPIRLLITAADSVASGNMDIVVPVHAVDGDVANLSRTFNKMISEIRTQRDEILEAKDEVDDRRRFIEAVLAGVTAAVIGVEQDRRIAIVNSSAETLMSLPADAMLGRRLADIAPEVDQVLTEAAVRHRGDFRKQIALVRGGTVRTLSVQVTREEVRDMSESYVITLDDITDLVIAQRSTAWGDVARRIAHEIKNPLTPIQLSAERIQRRYGKQIAQDDRTVFDQCTDTIIRQVGDIGRMVDEFSAFARMPKPTKEPSDLRDILRDAIFLREMGNQHVAFQQDFGDQPLEGLFDSRMLGQAFGNLIKNAVEAIEAVPSDERDERKILVRAALDAARDRFTVDVIDNGRGLPVENRHSILEPYMTMREKGTGLGLAIVKKIIEEHGGQLELHDAPADFDRGRGAMIRVHLPRLDPTPAPAANDKESVYGL; encoded by the coding sequence ATGACGCAGGATGGGGTAGCGCCGGCGGCGGCGGGCGAGGCGGTGACGACGGTGACCGATCGCCGCGCCCTTTTTGCCGTGCCTGGCCTCGTGCTCGCCGGCGGTGCGCTTCTCTGCGCCACGATCACGCTTTTCATACTGCTTGGCTTGACGCCGATCGCGCCGACCTCGCACGTTGTCATTACCTCGGTGATCGTCAACTCCTTCTTCGTGCTGACGCTGCTCGCCCTGATCGGCCGCGAGGTGGCAAGGCTGCTCAAGGCCCGCACCCGGGGCAGGGCGGCCGCGCGGCTTCATATCCGCATCGTCGTGCTCTTCTCGATCGTCGCGATCACGCCGGCGATCCTGGTCGCCATCTTTGCCAGTATCACGCTGAATGCCGGCCTCGACCGCTGGTTTGCGCTGCGCACCCAGTCGATCGTCAGTTCATCGCGCAATATCGGCCAGGCCTATATGATGGAAAATGCCAGCTACCTGCAGGGGCAGACGGTTTCCATGGCCAACGACCTGGAGCGCAACCGTGCGCTCTACAGTCTCGACAGGACGGGATTCGCCGAGTTGATGACGCGCCAGGCGAGGGGCCGCGGCCTGCTCGGCGCCTTCCTCGTCGAGCGCGACGGTTCGGTGATCGTTCAGGCCGACATCACCACCGAAAAGCCGCTGCCGGCAATTCCGCAGGACGCACTGGAAAAGGCGGCGGCGGGCCAGCCGACGCTGATCCCGCCTGGTGTCACCAACCTCGTCGGCGCCATCATCAAGCTCGACGCCATCCAGGGCACCTTCCTCTACACGGTGCGCGCCGTCGATCCCAAGGTCATGGGCGCCATGCGCATGATGGAGGAGAACGCCACCGAATACCGTTCGATGGAGGCGAATCGCTTCTCGCTGCAAATCGCCTTTGCCGTTCTCTACATCGGCTTTGCGCTGATCGTGCTCTTGGCAGCGATCTGGACCGCTATTGCCGTCGCCGACCGCATCGTCCGGCCGATCCGGCTGCTGATCACTGCGGCCGACAGTGTTGCCTCTGGCAATATGGATATCGTCGTGCCGGTGCATGCCGTCGATGGCGACGTCGCCAATTTGTCGCGCACATTCAACAAGATGATTTCGGAAATCCGCACTCAGCGCGACGAGATCCTCGAAGCCAAGGACGAGGTTGACGACCGCCGCCGTTTCATCGAAGCCGTGCTGGCGGGCGTGACCGCCGCCGTCATCGGCGTCGAGCAGGATCGCCGCATCGCCATTGTCAACAGTTCGGCTGAAACGCTGATGTCGCTGCCGGCCGACGCGATGCTTGGCAGGCGGTTGGCCGATATCGCCCCCGAGGTCGACCAAGTGCTGACCGAGGCGGCCGTGCGTCATCGCGGCGACTTCCGCAAGCAGATCGCGCTGGTGCGCGGCGGTACGGTGAGGACGCTGAGCGTCCAGGTTACCCGCGAGGAAGTGCGCGACATGAGCGAATCCTATGTGATCACGCTCGACGACATCACCGACCTCGTCATCGCTCAGCGTTCGACCGCCTGGGGCGACGTGGCGCGGCGCATCGCCCATGAGATCAAGAACCCGCTGACGCCGATCCAGCTGTCCGCGGAGCGCATCCAGCGCCGCTACGGCAAACAGATCGCCCAGGACGACCGCACCGTCTTCGACCAGTGCACGGACACGATCATCCGCCAGGTCGGCGATATCGGCCGCATGGTCGACGAGTTCTCCGCCTTTGCCCGCATGCCGAAGCCGACCAAGGAGCCGAGCGATCTGCGCGATATCCTCCGCGACGCGATCTTCCTGCGCGAGATGGGCAACCAGCATGTCGCCTTCCAGCAGGATTTCGGGGACCAGCCGCTGGAGGGTCTGTTCGACAGCCGCATGCTCGGCCAGGCCTTTGGAAATCTCATCAAGAATGCCGTGGAAGCGATCGAGGCGGTTCCGAGCGACGAACGCGACGAGCGCAAGATTCTCGTCCGCGCCGCTCTCGATGCCGCCCGCGACCGCTTCACCGTCGACGTGATCGACAACGGCCGCGGCCTGCCGGTCGAGAACCGTCACAGCATTCTGGAGCCCTATATGACGATGCGCGAGAAGGGCACCGGCCTTGGCCTCGCCATCGTCAAGAAGATCATCGAGGAACATGGCGGGCAGCTCGAGCTGCACGATGCGCCCGCCGATTTTGACCGGGGAAGAGGGGCCATGATCCGCGTGCATCTGCCACGCCTGGATCCGACGCCTGCTCCCGCAGCCAATGACAAGGAAAGCGTTTATGGCCTCTGA
- a CDS encoding nitrogen assimilation response regulator NtrX: MASDILVVDDEHDIREIVSGILSDEGHETRTAHDSDSALAAISDRVPRLIFLDIWMQGSKLDGLSLLDEIKTRHPDLPVVMISGHGNIETAVSAIKRGAFDFIEKPFKADRLILIAERALENSKLKREVSELKRRTGDALELIGTSVAVSQLRQTIEKVSPTNSRIMILGASGSGKELVARMIHKKSARANGPFVALNAANITPDRMEVALFGTEGTPGQARKIGALEEAHRGILYLDEVGEMPRETQNKILRVLVDQQFERVGGSKRVKVDVRIISSTAYNLESRIAEGWFREDLYHRLAVVPVRVPALAERREDIPFLVDQLMRQISEQAGIRPRRIGDDAMAVLQAHDWPGNIRQLRNNIERLMILARTDGPDAPITADMLPTDLGDMLPKVSAKNDYHIMTLPLREAREMFEKDYLIAQINRFGGNISRTAEFVGMERSALHRKLKSLGV; this comes from the coding sequence ATGGCCTCTGATATTCTCGTCGTCGATGACGAGCACGATATTCGCGAGATCGTTTCCGGCATTCTCTCCGACGAGGGACACGAGACACGTACGGCCCATGACAGCGACAGCGCGCTGGCGGCGATTTCTGACCGCGTGCCGCGGCTGATCTTCCTCGATATCTGGATGCAGGGCAGCAAGCTCGACGGCCTGTCGCTGCTCGACGAGATCAAGACCCGCCATCCGGATCTGCCGGTCGTGATGATCTCGGGCCACGGCAACATCGAAACCGCGGTTTCGGCGATCAAGCGCGGCGCTTTCGATTTCATCGAGAAGCCTTTCAAGGCCGACCGGTTGATACTGATTGCCGAACGGGCACTCGAAAATTCGAAGCTGAAGCGCGAGGTTTCCGAGCTGAAGCGGCGCACCGGCGATGCCTTGGAACTGATCGGCACGTCGGTTGCCGTCTCGCAGCTGCGCCAGACGATCGAGAAGGTCTCGCCGACCAACAGCCGCATCATGATTCTCGGCGCATCGGGATCCGGCAAGGAGCTGGTGGCGCGGATGATCCACAAGAAGTCGGCGCGCGCCAACGGCCCCTTCGTCGCCCTGAACGCCGCCAATATCACGCCCGATCGCATGGAAGTGGCGCTGTTCGGCACCGAAGGTACGCCGGGCCAGGCGCGCAAGATCGGCGCGCTGGAAGAGGCGCATCGCGGCATCCTCTATCTCGACGAGGTCGGCGAGATGCCGCGCGAGACGCAGAACAAGATCCTGCGCGTCCTGGTCGACCAGCAGTTCGAGCGGGTCGGCGGCTCCAAGCGCGTCAAGGTCGATGTCCGCATCATCTCTTCGACCGCCTACAATCTCGAAAGCCGCATCGCCGAAGGCTGGTTCCGTGAGGATCTCTATCATCGCCTCGCCGTCGTGCCGGTGCGCGTGCCGGCGCTTGCCGAGCGGCGCGAGGATATTCCTTTCCTCGTCGATCAGCTGATGCGCCAGATCTCCGAACAGGCCGGCATCCGGCCACGCCGGATCGGCGACGACGCCATGGCGGTGCTGCAGGCGCATGACTGGCCGGGCAATATCCGCCAGCTGCGCAACAATATCGAGCGGCTGATGATCCTAGCCCGCACCGACGGCCCGGATGCGCCGATCACCGCCGACATGCTGCCGACCGACCTCGGCGACATGCTGCCGAAGGTTTCCGCAAAGAACGACTATCACATCATGACGCTGCCGCTGCGCGAAGCCCGCGAAATGTTCGAGAAGGATTATCTGATCGCCCAGATCAACCGCTTTGGCGGCAATATCTCGCGCACCGCCGAATTCGTCGGCATGGAGCGTTCGGCGCTGCACCGCAAGCTGAAGTCGCTCGGCGTTTAG
- the hfq gene encoding RNA chaperone Hfq has translation MAERSQNLQDLFLNTVRKQKISLTIFLINGVKLTGVVTSFDNFCVLLRRDGHSQLVYKHAISTIMPGQPMQMFESEEAAS, from the coding sequence ATGGCGGAACGTTCTCAGAATCTGCAGGACTTATTTCTCAATACTGTTCGCAAGCAAAAGATTTCCCTGACAATCTTTTTGATCAACGGCGTGAAACTCACGGGCGTTGTTACGTCTTTCGACAATTTCTGTGTTCTTCTTCGCCGTGACGGCCATTCGCAGCTGGTGTATAAGCATGCGATCTCGACAATCATGCCGGGTCAGCCGATGCAGATGTTCGAGAGTGAAGAAGCCGCGTCCTAA
- a CDS encoding DUF2849 domain-containing protein produces the protein MVDKVLTANRLTDGIAVWLDANGKWSTSLQNALVARHNEAVDALEAIGKKSYADNEVVDVAVVDVQETNGILWPLRLRERIRAQGPTMEYAPGYAPADPEFIAV, from the coding sequence ATGGTAGACAAGGTTCTGACGGCCAACCGGCTGACGGACGGCATTGCCGTCTGGCTGGATGCGAACGGGAAATGGTCGACCTCGCTGCAGAATGCGCTTGTCGCCCGCCATAACGAAGCCGTCGACGCGCTGGAAGCGATCGGCAAGAAATCCTATGCGGACAACGAGGTCGTTGACGTCGCCGTCGTCGACGTTCAGGAAACCAACGGCATTCTCTGGCCGCTGCGCCTTCGCGAGCGCATCCGCGCCCAGGGGCCGACCATGGAATATGCCCCGGGCTACGCTCCCGCCGATCCCGAATTCATTGCAGTCTGA
- a CDS encoding D-amino-acid transaminase: MPRIAYVNGRYVKHSDASVHIEDRGYQFADGVYEVCEVRHGYIVDLTRHLNRLDRSLGELRIGWPMSRAALTQVIRETLRRNHVRNGLFYLQVTRGVARRDHVFPAEGTPPSLVITAKSTDPKIIAAKNANGIKAITVADNRWDRVDIKSVGLLPNAMARQQAKEAGAQEAIYVDAHGMVKEGAATNVWIVDKDGMLVTRPAEHGILRGITRATLIDVAGRLGLKIAERNFSVSEMLAAREVFLTAATSICFPVVSVDGQAIANGHPGSVSQKIREAFFDVAEKIAI, from the coding sequence ATGCCGAGAATCGCCTATGTGAACGGCCGTTACGTCAAGCATTCCGATGCGAGCGTCCATATCGAGGACCGGGGCTATCAGTTCGCCGACGGCGTCTACGAGGTCTGCGAGGTCCGCCACGGCTATATCGTCGACCTCACACGCCATCTGAACCGTCTCGACCGGTCGCTCGGTGAGCTCCGCATCGGCTGGCCGATGAGCCGGGCGGCGCTGACGCAGGTCATTCGAGAGACCCTGCGCCGCAACCACGTCCGCAACGGGCTTTTCTACCTGCAGGTGACGCGCGGAGTCGCGCGTCGCGATCATGTCTTCCCGGCCGAGGGCACGCCGCCGTCGCTTGTCATCACCGCCAAGAGCACCGATCCCAAGATCATCGCCGCCAAGAATGCAAACGGCATCAAGGCGATCACCGTTGCCGACAACCGTTGGGATCGCGTCGACATCAAGTCTGTCGGCCTGCTGCCCAATGCCATGGCCCGCCAGCAGGCCAAGGAAGCCGGCGCCCAGGAGGCGATCTATGTCGATGCCCACGGCATGGTGAAGGAAGGGGCGGCGACCAATGTCTGGATCGTCGATAAGGACGGAATGCTGGTGACGCGGCCCGCCGAACACGGCATCCTGCGCGGCATTACCCGCGCCACCTTGATCGATGTCGCAGGCCGGCTGGGTCTGAAGATCGCCGAGCGGAATTTCTCGGTATCAGAGATGCTCGCGGCCCGCGAGGTTTTCCTGACGGCAGCCACAAGCATCTGTTTTCCGGTGGTTTCCGTCGATGGCCAGGCCATTGCCAACGGTCATCCCGGCAGCGTCTCGCAGAAAATCCGCGAGGCCTTTTTCGACGTTGCGGAAAAGATTGCGATTTGA
- a CDS encoding potassium channel beta subunit family protein → MEYRRLGKSGLQVSEFSFGSWVTFGKQVNGGDAVDLMRLAYDNGVNFFDNAEGYESGKSELVMGEALKSLGWSRDSFVVSSKVFWGGQKPTQRGLSRKHVTDACHAALKRLQVDYLDLYFCHRPDIDTPIEETVRAMHDLVAQGKVLYWGTSEWSAQQLTEAYAVARDLRITPPTMEQPQYNIFERQKVESDYLPLYDLIGLGTTIWSPLASGVLTGKYNNGVPADSRMNLPGYEWLKEKWSSDAGRAQLQKVSQIAKLADEIGLSITHLALLWCLANQNVSTVILGASRASQLQDNLAALSHRHKMTPEVMERVDTIAGNKPEGPRRF, encoded by the coding sequence ATGGAATATCGTCGTTTGGGAAAGTCGGGCCTGCAGGTGAGCGAGTTCTCCTTCGGCTCATGGGTCACTTTCGGCAAGCAGGTGAACGGCGGCGACGCCGTCGACCTCATGAGGCTTGCCTATGATAATGGGGTGAACTTCTTCGACAATGCCGAAGGCTATGAAAGCGGCAAGTCCGAGCTCGTTATGGGCGAGGCGCTGAAGTCGCTCGGTTGGAGCCGCGACAGCTTCGTCGTCTCCAGCAAGGTGTTCTGGGGAGGCCAGAAGCCGACGCAGCGCGGCCTGTCGCGCAAGCACGTGACCGACGCCTGCCACGCGGCGTTGAAACGTCTTCAGGTCGACTATCTCGACCTCTACTTCTGCCATCGCCCTGATATCGATACGCCGATCGAGGAAACGGTCCGGGCGATGCACGATCTGGTCGCCCAGGGCAAGGTGCTCTATTGGGGAACATCGGAATGGTCGGCGCAGCAGCTGACCGAAGCCTATGCCGTGGCCCGGGACCTGCGCATCACGCCGCCGACGATGGAGCAGCCGCAATACAACATCTTCGAGCGCCAGAAGGTCGAATCCGATTATCTCCCGCTCTATGACCTCATCGGTCTAGGCACTACCATCTGGTCGCCGCTCGCCTCGGGCGTCCTGACCGGCAAATACAATAACGGCGTGCCGGCCGACAGCCGCATGAACTTGCCCGGCTATGAATGGCTGAAGGAGAAGTGGTCGAGCGACGCCGGCCGCGCCCAGCTCCAAAAGGTCAGTCAGATCGCCAAGCTCGCCGACGAGATCGGCCTGTCGATCACCCATCTCGCCCTTCTGTGGTGCCTCGCCAATCAGAACGTCTCCACCGTCATTCTCGGCGCCTCGCGCGCCAGCCAGCTGCAGGACAATCTCGCGGCCCTCTCGCACCGGCACAAGATGACGCCTGAGGTGATGGAGCGGGTCGATACGATCGCCGGAAACAAGCCGGAAGGTCCACGACGTTTCTGA
- the hflX gene encoding GTPase HflX, which translates to MSTRDTKNDSIIPEAAKHRDDMRATVVVPVLKSRSRGGQTESASTRTPESRLEEATGLAQAIDLDVVNGSIVPVNDPRPATLLGTGKIEEIKALLDERDSGLVIVDHPLTPVQQRNLEKEWNAKVIDRTGLILEIFGRRASTKEGTLQVDLAHLNYQKGRLVRSWTHLERQRGGGGFMGGPGETQIEADRRLLQDRIIKLERELEQVVRTRQLHRAKRRKVPHPIVALVGYTNAGKSTLFNRITGAGVLAEDMLFATLDPTLRRMKLPHGRTVILSDTVGFISDLPTHLVAAFRATLEEVLEADLILHVRDMSDPDNQAQSSDVMRILGDLGIDEAEADKRLIEVWNKIDRLEPEVHDAMVQKAAGATNVVAVSAVSGEGVDTLMEEISRRLSGVMTETTIRLPVDKLALLPWLYDHAIVDGREDNEDGSITLDLRLSETEAAELERRIGNGPKSAKEDWER; encoded by the coding sequence ATTTCGACACGCGATACCAAGAACGATTCGATTATCCCTGAGGCCGCCAAGCACAGGGACGATATGCGCGCGACCGTCGTCGTGCCGGTTCTGAAATCGCGCAGCCGCGGTGGCCAGACCGAATCGGCCTCGACCCGCACGCCGGAGAGCCGGCTGGAAGAGGCGACCGGCCTTGCCCAGGCGATCGATCTCGATGTCGTCAACGGCTCGATCGTCCCGGTCAATGATCCCCGGCCGGCGACGCTGCTCGGCACCGGCAAGATAGAGGAAATCAAGGCGTTGCTCGATGAGCGCGATTCCGGTCTCGTTATCGTCGATCATCCGCTGACCCCGGTGCAGCAGCGCAATCTCGAAAAGGAATGGAACGCCAAGGTTATCGACCGGACGGGCCTCATCCTCGAGATCTTCGGCCGCCGCGCCTCCACCAAGGAAGGCACGCTGCAGGTCGATCTGGCGCATCTGAATTATCAGAAGGGCCGACTGGTGAGGAGCTGGACCCACCTTGAACGCCAACGCGGCGGCGGCGGCTTCATGGGCGGCCCCGGCGAAACCCAGATCGAAGCCGACCGGCGGCTCTTGCAGGACCGCATCATCAAGCTCGAACGCGAACTGGAGCAGGTCGTGCGCACCCGCCAGCTCCACCGTGCCAAGCGCCGCAAGGTTCCGCATCCGATCGTTGCCCTCGTCGGCTATACCAATGCCGGCAAGTCGACCCTGTTCAACCGCATCACCGGCGCCGGCGTGCTGGCCGAAGACATGCTGTTTGCCACGCTCGACCCCACGCTTCGCCGCATGAAGCTGCCGCACGGCCGCACGGTCATCCTGTCCGACACCGTCGGCTTCATCTCCGACCTGCCGACCCATCTCGTCGCCGCCTTCCGCGCAACGCTGGAAGAGGTGCTGGAAGCCGATCTCATCCTGCATGTCCGCGACATGTCGGATCCTGACAACCAGGCGCAGAGCTCCGACGTGATGCGCATCCTCGGCGATCTCGGCATCGACGAGGCCGAAGCCGACAAGCGGCTCATCGAGGTCTGGAACAAGATCGACCGGCTGGAGCCCGAAGTCCACGACGCCATGGTGCAGAAGGCTGCCGGCGCCACCAATGTGGTGGCGGTCTCGGCCGTCAGCGGCGAGGGCGTCGATACGCTGATGGAGGAGATCAGCCGCCGGCTCTCCGGCGTGATGACCGAAACGACCATCCGCCTTCCCGTCGACAAGCTGGCGCTGCTGCCCTGGCTCTACGACCACGCGATCGTCGACGGCCGCGAGGACAATGAGGACGGCTCGATCACCCTCGATCTGCGCCTCTCCGAAACCGAAGCCGCCGAACTCGAACGCCGCATCGGCAATGGGCCGAAGTCTGCGAAAGAGGATTGGGAGCGGTAA